Proteins from a single region of Primulina tabacum isolate GXHZ01 chromosome 5, ASM2559414v2, whole genome shotgun sequence:
- the LOC142546338 gene encoding lipid phosphate phosphatase gamma: MSDAIPSVTLKAVTLTHVRYRRGDQIGHLLAWISLVPVFISLGGFVSHFIFRRELQGMFFAIGLLISQFVNEVIKTSVQQARPETCALLEMCDSHGWPSSHSQYMFFFAVYLTLLTRYRIGILIRKQMWTMGILVWPLAVLTMYSRVYLGYHTVAQVFAGAALGAVLGGGWFWVVNNLLWCRFPAIEESAFGRFFYVKDTSHIPNVLKFEYENARAARNHVSYKRSD, from the coding sequence ATGTCGGATGCAATCCCTTCTGTAACCCTAAAGGCCGTAACCCTAACCCACGTTCGATACCGGAGAGGCGACCAAATCGGCCATTTATTGGCCTGGATTTCTCTGGTCCCTGTCTTCATCAGCCTCGGAGGCTTCGTGTCGCACTTTATCTTTCGCCGCGAGCTGCAAGGCATGTTCTTCGCCATCGGCCTTTTGATTTCGCAATTCGTTAACGAGGTGATCAAGACATCTGTCCAGCAAGCTAGGCCTGAAACGTGCGCGCTGCTGGAAATGTGCGATTCGCACGGCTGGCCCTCCAGCCATTCTCAGTACATGTTCTTCTTCGCCGTTTATCTAACGCTTTTGACTCGTTATAGGATCGGTATTTTGATCCGGAAGCAAATGTGGACTATGGGTATCTTGGTTTGGCCGCTGGCGGTTCTGACCATGTATTCCAGGGTTTATTTGGGGTACCACACGGTGGCGCAGGTGTTTGCCGGGGCGGCGTTGGGGGCGGTTTTGGGTGGAGGGTGGTTTTGGGTGGTCAATAATCTGCTGTGGTGCCGGTTCCCGGCGATCGAGGAGAGTGCTTTTGGGAGATTCTTTTATGTGAAGGACACTTCACATATTCCAAACGTGCTGAAATTCGAGTACGAGAATGCGAGGGCTGCAAGGAATCACGTGTCTTACAAGAGATCAGATTAA